ACGGCCGGATGATGCTGCTCGACGACCTGGTGATGGTGACCGAGCGCGACGAGTTCGTCTACCACGACATGATCGTCCACCCCGCCCTGTTCGTGCATCCTTCGCCGAAGCAGGTCCTGGTGATCGGCGGCGGCGATGGCGGCACCATCCGCGAGATCATGAAGCATGATTCAGTCGAAGAAGCGGTGCTCTGCGAGATCGACGGCCTGGTCATTGAAAAATCAGTCGAGCTGTTGCCGACCATGGCCTGCGAAATCGACGGAAGCAACCCGCGGGTCAAGCTGCATGTCGACGACGGCATTGCCTACATCCGCGAACATGTCAACTCATTTGACGTCATCCTGGTCGACTCGACCGATCCGATCGGCCCGGCGGTCGGCCTGTTCGA
Above is a window of Desulfuromonas sp. DNA encoding:
- a CDS encoding spermidine synthase (catalyzes the formation of spermidine from putrescine and S-adenosylmethioninamine), which translates into the protein MNDWYTEKHSAGVGITLKVEKTLFSGKSEFQKLDIVETTDYGRMMLLDDLVMVTERDEFVYHDMIVHPALFVHPSPKQVLVIGGGDGGTIREIMKHDSVEEAVLCEIDGLVIEKSVELLPTMACEIDGSNPRVKLHVDDGIAYIREHVNSFDVILVDSTDPIGPAVGLFEEDFYRTVHAALREDGIMVAQSESPFYHAAIQKNMFANLRQVFPIVEMYQAFIPTYPSGLWSFA